One genomic window of Triplophysa rosa linkage group LG11, Trosa_1v2, whole genome shotgun sequence includes the following:
- the sez6l2 gene encoding seizure protein 6 homolog isoform X2 encodes MFLKQTRGRRCEYITRHPNVQPAVSATASSRCPPILKMVSTVFAVTLYVTLLHLASGASLGTSDPEDLATVTSSPRPLGELIHAALMSTTTNPTQAVPSIREADVTSTMMSPGILTTAVTSSAAPQAVRLSVTSPPAEEETTTTLITTTTITTVHTPVQCNASLSGMEGIVESPDTLPSSSLFSPLECTYSITVYPGYGVEIQVNKVNLSKEESLTILELGGPVPELLANETLMSEGQVIRSSTNQVQIHYRSLKQANHGVFSFHYQAFLLSCSFPLSPEGGEVTVTDIHPGGQAHFHCDPGFEVRGHEVATCLNSTRPKWSTPEPQCVAVSCGGWIRNATLGRIHSPTLPSASNHSSGSNLSCHWLMEAKEGHRLHLHFERVALDEDNDKLIVRSGNSSTAPLLFDSDLDDVPERGIVSEGNSLFVELTADSSSIPLLLALRYEAYDGEHCYEPYLPHGNFSSSDITFPLGTVVTFSCSPGFVMEQGSGVMECVDPSEPHWNESEPVCRALCGGDLTDPVGTVLSPEWPQSYSKGQDCLWQMHVSEDKRIELDVQILNIRHNDVLTIFDGHDLMSHVIGQYLGSRERFRVVSGGSEVTIQFQSDPDDSTFILSQGFLIHYREVEPNDTCPVLPPIEFGWSSSSHPSLVRGSVLTYQCQPGYDIVGSDIITCQWDLSWSNNPPTCVKIQQCPDPGEVVNGARSVHPESGFTVGTVVRFTCNQGYQLEGPSQISCHGRDTGMPKWSDRSPKCVLKYDPCPNPGVPDNGYQTLYKHSYQAGETLRFFCYEGYELIGEVIINCVPGHPSQWNSPPPFCKVAYEGLLDDHKLEVSQSLEASHQMLSENIALAIILPILLVILLIGGIYMYYTNVCRWQWKPLFWKSLSHTHSYSPITVESDFNNPLYEAGDTREYEVSI; translated from the exons ATGTTTTTGAAGCAGACGAGGGGAAGACGATGTGAATATATTACCAGACATCCAAACGTTCAGCCCGCAGTGTCAGCAACAGCATCTTCCC GTTGTCCTCCCATATTAAAAATGGTGTCCACAGTTTTTGCTGTGACACTGTATGTCACACTGCTGCATCTGGCCTCAG GTGCATCCTTAGGGACATCAGACCCTGAAGATCTGGCCACCGTGACCTCTAGCCCTCGCCCCTTGGGAGAACTCATCCATGCTGCACTTATGA GTACAACAACCAACCCGACCCAGGCTGTTCCTTCCATCAGAGAAGCAGACGTCACTTCGACAATGATGTCACCAGGTATCCTCACTACAGCTGTGACCTCATCGGCCGCACCTCAAGCTGTGAGGTTAAGCGTTACATCACCACCGGCAGAGGAAGAGACCACAACCACTCTAATTACGACAACAACAATAACGACAGTGCACACACCGG tGCAATGTAACGCCAGTCTGTCAGGAATGGAGGGAATAGTCGAGTCCCCTGATACACTCCCCTCCTCATCTCTATTCTCCCCCTTGGAATGCACCTACAGCATCACTGTTTATCCTGGATATGGTGTTGAAATACAG GTGAACAAAGTGAACTTGTCCAAGGAGGAATCGCTTACCATTCTGGAGCTGGGTGGGCCGGTACCAGAGCTTTTGGCCAACGAGACGCTAATGAGCGAAGGTCAGGTGATCCGTAGCTCAACCAATCAGGTGCAGATTCACTATAGGAGCCTGAAACAAGCCAATCATGGTGTCTTCAGCTTTCACTACCAAG CATTCCTTCTGTCCTGCTCATTCCCACTTTCCCCTGAGGGCGGTGAAGTGACCGTGACAGATATTCACCCTGGTGGTCAAGCTCACTTTCATTGTGATCCTGGGtttgaggtcagaggtcatgaGGTTGCAACCTGTTTAAACTCCACTCGACCCAAATGGAGCACCCCTGAACCTCAGTGTGTGG CTGTATCTTGTGGAGGATGGATCAGAAACGCCACTTTGGGCCGTATACACTCTCCGACTCTCCCCTCTGCAAGTAACCATAGCAGCGGCAGCAACCTGAGCTGCCATTGGCTGATGGAGGCCAAGGAGGGACACAGGCTCCACCTTCACTTTGAGAGGGTGGCTCTTGATGAAGACAATGATAA ATTGATTGTGCGCAGTGGGAATAGCTCTACAGCTCCTCTTCTGTTCGACTCGGATCTGGATGACGTTCCAGAACGAGGAATCGTGAGCGAGGGAAATTCTCTCTTTGTGGAACTCACTGCAGACTCTTCATCCATTCCTCTGTTGCTGGCGCTCCGCTATGAGG CCTACGATGGGGAACACTGTTATGAACCATACCTGCCTCACGGCAACTTCAGCAGCAGTGACATCACCTTCCCGTTGGGTACCGTAGTAACCTTCTCATGCTCTCCTGGTTTCGTCATGGAGCAGGGCTCAGGAGTTATGGAGTGTGTTGACCCCAGTGAACCTCACTGGAATGAGAGTGAGCCTGTCTGCAGAG CTTTGTGTGGTGGGGATCTGACAGACCCAGTGGGAACAGTGCTGTCACCCGAATGGCCACAGAGCTACTCTAAAGGCCAGGACTGTTTGTGGCAGATGCACGTCAGCGAGGACAAGCGTATCGAATTGGATGTACAAAT ATTGAACATCCGCCATAATGACGTTCTTACTATATTTGATGGACATGACCTGATGTCACATGTGATTGGACAATACCTGGGCTCAAGAGAGAGGTTCAGGGTTGTATCTGGGGGTTCAGAGGTCACCATTCAGTTTCAGAGCGATCCAGACGACTCCACATTTATCCTCAGTCAGGGCTTCCTTATTCACTACAGAG AGGTGGAGCCTAATGACACGTGCCCTGTCCTACCACCAATCGAGTTCGGCTGGAGCAGCTCCTCCCACCCGTCCCTGGTGAGGGGCAGTGTGCTGACCTATCAGTGTCAGCCTGGCTATGACATTGTGGGCTCTGACATCATCACCTGCCAATGGGATCTCTCCTGGAGCAACAACCCGCCCACCTGTGTGAAAA TCCAGCAGTGTCCTGATCCAGGTGAGGTGGTGAACGGAGCACGTTCAGTACATCCCGAGTCTGGTTTTACTGTAGGAACTGTGGTACGCTTCACATGTAACCAGGGTTATCAGTTGGAGGGTCCGAGTCAGATCTCATGCCACGGCAGGGACACTGGCATGCCCAAATGGAGCGACCGCAGCCCCAAGTGTGTCT taaaatatgatcCATGCCCAAACCCGGGGGTACCAGACAATGGCTACCAGACACTATATAAGCACAGTTACCAGGCAGGCGAGACTCTGCGTTTCTTTTGCTATGAGGGCTATGAGCTCATTGGGGAAGTCATCATTAACTGTGTCCCAGGACACCCATCTCAATGGAACAGCCCACCACCCTTCTGTAAAG TGGCCTATGAAGGGCTACTGGATGATCACAAATTGGAGG TTTCTCAGTCATTAGAGGCGTCCCACCAAATGCTGAGTGAGAACATTGCATTGGCTATTATTCTGCCAATCTTATTGGTGATCCTACTGATTGGTGGAATCTATATGTACTACACCAA TGTGTGTAGGTGGCAGTGGAAACCGCTGTTCTGGAAGTCTCTTTCTCACACCCACTCTTACAGTCCCATTACAGTGGAATCTGACTTCAACAACCCACTCTATGAGGCAGGG GACACACGAGAGTATGAGGTGTCCATCTGA
- the sez6l2 gene encoding seizure protein 6 homolog isoform X1 — translation MFLKQTRGRRCEYITRHPNVQPAVSATASSRCPPILKMVSTVFAVTLYVTLLHLASGASLGTSDPEDLATVTSSPRPLGELIHAALMNKDYLGNTPGSRGTTTNPTQAVPSIREADVTSTMMSPGILTTAVTSSAAPQAVRLSVTSPPAEEETTTTLITTTTITTVHTPVQCNASLSGMEGIVESPDTLPSSSLFSPLECTYSITVYPGYGVEIQVNKVNLSKEESLTILELGGPVPELLANETLMSEGQVIRSSTNQVQIHYRSLKQANHGVFSFHYQAFLLSCSFPLSPEGGEVTVTDIHPGGQAHFHCDPGFEVRGHEVATCLNSTRPKWSTPEPQCVAVSCGGWIRNATLGRIHSPTLPSASNHSSGSNLSCHWLMEAKEGHRLHLHFERVALDEDNDKLIVRSGNSSTAPLLFDSDLDDVPERGIVSEGNSLFVELTADSSSIPLLLALRYEAYDGEHCYEPYLPHGNFSSSDITFPLGTVVTFSCSPGFVMEQGSGVMECVDPSEPHWNESEPVCRALCGGDLTDPVGTVLSPEWPQSYSKGQDCLWQMHVSEDKRIELDVQILNIRHNDVLTIFDGHDLMSHVIGQYLGSRERFRVVSGGSEVTIQFQSDPDDSTFILSQGFLIHYREVEPNDTCPVLPPIEFGWSSSSHPSLVRGSVLTYQCQPGYDIVGSDIITCQWDLSWSNNPPTCVKIQQCPDPGEVVNGARSVHPESGFTVGTVVRFTCNQGYQLEGPSQISCHGRDTGMPKWSDRSPKCVLKYDPCPNPGVPDNGYQTLYKHSYQAGETLRFFCYEGYELIGEVIINCVPGHPSQWNSPPPFCKVAYEGLLDDHKLEVSQSLEASHQMLSENIALAIILPILLVILLIGGIYMYYTNVCRWQWKPLFWKSLSHTHSYSPITVESDFNNPLYEAGDTREYEVSI, via the exons ATGTTTTTGAAGCAGACGAGGGGAAGACGATGTGAATATATTACCAGACATCCAAACGTTCAGCCCGCAGTGTCAGCAACAGCATCTTCCC GTTGTCCTCCCATATTAAAAATGGTGTCCACAGTTTTTGCTGTGACACTGTATGTCACACTGCTGCATCTGGCCTCAG GTGCATCCTTAGGGACATCAGACCCTGAAGATCTGGCCACCGTGACCTCTAGCCCTCGCCCCTTGGGAGAACTCATCCATGCTGCACTTATGAATAAGGACTACCTTGGCAACACACCTGGTAGCAGAG GTACAACAACCAACCCGACCCAGGCTGTTCCTTCCATCAGAGAAGCAGACGTCACTTCGACAATGATGTCACCAGGTATCCTCACTACAGCTGTGACCTCATCGGCCGCACCTCAAGCTGTGAGGTTAAGCGTTACATCACCACCGGCAGAGGAAGAGACCACAACCACTCTAATTACGACAACAACAATAACGACAGTGCACACACCGG tGCAATGTAACGCCAGTCTGTCAGGAATGGAGGGAATAGTCGAGTCCCCTGATACACTCCCCTCCTCATCTCTATTCTCCCCCTTGGAATGCACCTACAGCATCACTGTTTATCCTGGATATGGTGTTGAAATACAG GTGAACAAAGTGAACTTGTCCAAGGAGGAATCGCTTACCATTCTGGAGCTGGGTGGGCCGGTACCAGAGCTTTTGGCCAACGAGACGCTAATGAGCGAAGGTCAGGTGATCCGTAGCTCAACCAATCAGGTGCAGATTCACTATAGGAGCCTGAAACAAGCCAATCATGGTGTCTTCAGCTTTCACTACCAAG CATTCCTTCTGTCCTGCTCATTCCCACTTTCCCCTGAGGGCGGTGAAGTGACCGTGACAGATATTCACCCTGGTGGTCAAGCTCACTTTCATTGTGATCCTGGGtttgaggtcagaggtcatgaGGTTGCAACCTGTTTAAACTCCACTCGACCCAAATGGAGCACCCCTGAACCTCAGTGTGTGG CTGTATCTTGTGGAGGATGGATCAGAAACGCCACTTTGGGCCGTATACACTCTCCGACTCTCCCCTCTGCAAGTAACCATAGCAGCGGCAGCAACCTGAGCTGCCATTGGCTGATGGAGGCCAAGGAGGGACACAGGCTCCACCTTCACTTTGAGAGGGTGGCTCTTGATGAAGACAATGATAA ATTGATTGTGCGCAGTGGGAATAGCTCTACAGCTCCTCTTCTGTTCGACTCGGATCTGGATGACGTTCCAGAACGAGGAATCGTGAGCGAGGGAAATTCTCTCTTTGTGGAACTCACTGCAGACTCTTCATCCATTCCTCTGTTGCTGGCGCTCCGCTATGAGG CCTACGATGGGGAACACTGTTATGAACCATACCTGCCTCACGGCAACTTCAGCAGCAGTGACATCACCTTCCCGTTGGGTACCGTAGTAACCTTCTCATGCTCTCCTGGTTTCGTCATGGAGCAGGGCTCAGGAGTTATGGAGTGTGTTGACCCCAGTGAACCTCACTGGAATGAGAGTGAGCCTGTCTGCAGAG CTTTGTGTGGTGGGGATCTGACAGACCCAGTGGGAACAGTGCTGTCACCCGAATGGCCACAGAGCTACTCTAAAGGCCAGGACTGTTTGTGGCAGATGCACGTCAGCGAGGACAAGCGTATCGAATTGGATGTACAAAT ATTGAACATCCGCCATAATGACGTTCTTACTATATTTGATGGACATGACCTGATGTCACATGTGATTGGACAATACCTGGGCTCAAGAGAGAGGTTCAGGGTTGTATCTGGGGGTTCAGAGGTCACCATTCAGTTTCAGAGCGATCCAGACGACTCCACATTTATCCTCAGTCAGGGCTTCCTTATTCACTACAGAG AGGTGGAGCCTAATGACACGTGCCCTGTCCTACCACCAATCGAGTTCGGCTGGAGCAGCTCCTCCCACCCGTCCCTGGTGAGGGGCAGTGTGCTGACCTATCAGTGTCAGCCTGGCTATGACATTGTGGGCTCTGACATCATCACCTGCCAATGGGATCTCTCCTGGAGCAACAACCCGCCCACCTGTGTGAAAA TCCAGCAGTGTCCTGATCCAGGTGAGGTGGTGAACGGAGCACGTTCAGTACATCCCGAGTCTGGTTTTACTGTAGGAACTGTGGTACGCTTCACATGTAACCAGGGTTATCAGTTGGAGGGTCCGAGTCAGATCTCATGCCACGGCAGGGACACTGGCATGCCCAAATGGAGCGACCGCAGCCCCAAGTGTGTCT taaaatatgatcCATGCCCAAACCCGGGGGTACCAGACAATGGCTACCAGACACTATATAAGCACAGTTACCAGGCAGGCGAGACTCTGCGTTTCTTTTGCTATGAGGGCTATGAGCTCATTGGGGAAGTCATCATTAACTGTGTCCCAGGACACCCATCTCAATGGAACAGCCCACCACCCTTCTGTAAAG TGGCCTATGAAGGGCTACTGGATGATCACAAATTGGAGG TTTCTCAGTCATTAGAGGCGTCCCACCAAATGCTGAGTGAGAACATTGCATTGGCTATTATTCTGCCAATCTTATTGGTGATCCTACTGATTGGTGGAATCTATATGTACTACACCAA TGTGTGTAGGTGGCAGTGGAAACCGCTGTTCTGGAAGTCTCTTTCTCACACCCACTCTTACAGTCCCATTACAGTGGAATCTGACTTCAACAACCCACTCTATGAGGCAGGG GACACACGAGAGTATGAGGTGTCCATCTGA
- the sez6l2 gene encoding seizure protein 6 homolog isoform X3 codes for MVSTVFAVTLYVTLLHLASGASLGTSDPEDLATVTSSPRPLGELIHAALMNKDYLGNTPGSRGTTTNPTQAVPSIREADVTSTMMSPGILTTAVTSSAAPQAVRLSVTSPPAEEETTTTLITTTTITTVHTPVQCNASLSGMEGIVESPDTLPSSSLFSPLECTYSITVYPGYGVEIQVNKVNLSKEESLTILELGGPVPELLANETLMSEGQVIRSSTNQVQIHYRSLKQANHGVFSFHYQAFLLSCSFPLSPEGGEVTVTDIHPGGQAHFHCDPGFEVRGHEVATCLNSTRPKWSTPEPQCVAVSCGGWIRNATLGRIHSPTLPSASNHSSGSNLSCHWLMEAKEGHRLHLHFERVALDEDNDKLIVRSGNSSTAPLLFDSDLDDVPERGIVSEGNSLFVELTADSSSIPLLLALRYEAYDGEHCYEPYLPHGNFSSSDITFPLGTVVTFSCSPGFVMEQGSGVMECVDPSEPHWNESEPVCRALCGGDLTDPVGTVLSPEWPQSYSKGQDCLWQMHVSEDKRIELDVQILNIRHNDVLTIFDGHDLMSHVIGQYLGSRERFRVVSGGSEVTIQFQSDPDDSTFILSQGFLIHYREVEPNDTCPVLPPIEFGWSSSSHPSLVRGSVLTYQCQPGYDIVGSDIITCQWDLSWSNNPPTCVKIQQCPDPGEVVNGARSVHPESGFTVGTVVRFTCNQGYQLEGPSQISCHGRDTGMPKWSDRSPKCVLKYDPCPNPGVPDNGYQTLYKHSYQAGETLRFFCYEGYELIGEVIINCVPGHPSQWNSPPPFCKVAYEGLLDDHKLEVSQSLEASHQMLSENIALAIILPILLVILLIGGIYMYYTNVCRWQWKPLFWKSLSHTHSYSPITVESDFNNPLYEAGDTREYEVSI; via the exons ATGGTGTCCACAGTTTTTGCTGTGACACTGTATGTCACACTGCTGCATCTGGCCTCAG GTGCATCCTTAGGGACATCAGACCCTGAAGATCTGGCCACCGTGACCTCTAGCCCTCGCCCCTTGGGAGAACTCATCCATGCTGCACTTATGAATAAGGACTACCTTGGCAACACACCTGGTAGCAGAG GTACAACAACCAACCCGACCCAGGCTGTTCCTTCCATCAGAGAAGCAGACGTCACTTCGACAATGATGTCACCAGGTATCCTCACTACAGCTGTGACCTCATCGGCCGCACCTCAAGCTGTGAGGTTAAGCGTTACATCACCACCGGCAGAGGAAGAGACCACAACCACTCTAATTACGACAACAACAATAACGACAGTGCACACACCGG tGCAATGTAACGCCAGTCTGTCAGGAATGGAGGGAATAGTCGAGTCCCCTGATACACTCCCCTCCTCATCTCTATTCTCCCCCTTGGAATGCACCTACAGCATCACTGTTTATCCTGGATATGGTGTTGAAATACAG GTGAACAAAGTGAACTTGTCCAAGGAGGAATCGCTTACCATTCTGGAGCTGGGTGGGCCGGTACCAGAGCTTTTGGCCAACGAGACGCTAATGAGCGAAGGTCAGGTGATCCGTAGCTCAACCAATCAGGTGCAGATTCACTATAGGAGCCTGAAACAAGCCAATCATGGTGTCTTCAGCTTTCACTACCAAG CATTCCTTCTGTCCTGCTCATTCCCACTTTCCCCTGAGGGCGGTGAAGTGACCGTGACAGATATTCACCCTGGTGGTCAAGCTCACTTTCATTGTGATCCTGGGtttgaggtcagaggtcatgaGGTTGCAACCTGTTTAAACTCCACTCGACCCAAATGGAGCACCCCTGAACCTCAGTGTGTGG CTGTATCTTGTGGAGGATGGATCAGAAACGCCACTTTGGGCCGTATACACTCTCCGACTCTCCCCTCTGCAAGTAACCATAGCAGCGGCAGCAACCTGAGCTGCCATTGGCTGATGGAGGCCAAGGAGGGACACAGGCTCCACCTTCACTTTGAGAGGGTGGCTCTTGATGAAGACAATGATAA ATTGATTGTGCGCAGTGGGAATAGCTCTACAGCTCCTCTTCTGTTCGACTCGGATCTGGATGACGTTCCAGAACGAGGAATCGTGAGCGAGGGAAATTCTCTCTTTGTGGAACTCACTGCAGACTCTTCATCCATTCCTCTGTTGCTGGCGCTCCGCTATGAGG CCTACGATGGGGAACACTGTTATGAACCATACCTGCCTCACGGCAACTTCAGCAGCAGTGACATCACCTTCCCGTTGGGTACCGTAGTAACCTTCTCATGCTCTCCTGGTTTCGTCATGGAGCAGGGCTCAGGAGTTATGGAGTGTGTTGACCCCAGTGAACCTCACTGGAATGAGAGTGAGCCTGTCTGCAGAG CTTTGTGTGGTGGGGATCTGACAGACCCAGTGGGAACAGTGCTGTCACCCGAATGGCCACAGAGCTACTCTAAAGGCCAGGACTGTTTGTGGCAGATGCACGTCAGCGAGGACAAGCGTATCGAATTGGATGTACAAAT ATTGAACATCCGCCATAATGACGTTCTTACTATATTTGATGGACATGACCTGATGTCACATGTGATTGGACAATACCTGGGCTCAAGAGAGAGGTTCAGGGTTGTATCTGGGGGTTCAGAGGTCACCATTCAGTTTCAGAGCGATCCAGACGACTCCACATTTATCCTCAGTCAGGGCTTCCTTATTCACTACAGAG AGGTGGAGCCTAATGACACGTGCCCTGTCCTACCACCAATCGAGTTCGGCTGGAGCAGCTCCTCCCACCCGTCCCTGGTGAGGGGCAGTGTGCTGACCTATCAGTGTCAGCCTGGCTATGACATTGTGGGCTCTGACATCATCACCTGCCAATGGGATCTCTCCTGGAGCAACAACCCGCCCACCTGTGTGAAAA TCCAGCAGTGTCCTGATCCAGGTGAGGTGGTGAACGGAGCACGTTCAGTACATCCCGAGTCTGGTTTTACTGTAGGAACTGTGGTACGCTTCACATGTAACCAGGGTTATCAGTTGGAGGGTCCGAGTCAGATCTCATGCCACGGCAGGGACACTGGCATGCCCAAATGGAGCGACCGCAGCCCCAAGTGTGTCT taaaatatgatcCATGCCCAAACCCGGGGGTACCAGACAATGGCTACCAGACACTATATAAGCACAGTTACCAGGCAGGCGAGACTCTGCGTTTCTTTTGCTATGAGGGCTATGAGCTCATTGGGGAAGTCATCATTAACTGTGTCCCAGGACACCCATCTCAATGGAACAGCCCACCACCCTTCTGTAAAG TGGCCTATGAAGGGCTACTGGATGATCACAAATTGGAGG TTTCTCAGTCATTAGAGGCGTCCCACCAAATGCTGAGTGAGAACATTGCATTGGCTATTATTCTGCCAATCTTATTGGTGATCCTACTGATTGGTGGAATCTATATGTACTACACCAA TGTGTGTAGGTGGCAGTGGAAACCGCTGTTCTGGAAGTCTCTTTCTCACACCCACTCTTACAGTCCCATTACAGTGGAATCTGACTTCAACAACCCACTCTATGAGGCAGGG GACACACGAGAGTATGAGGTGTCCATCTGA
- the asphd1 gene encoding aspartate beta-hydroxylase domain-containing protein 2, translating to MSWSLDLVPLPPCALLGGPPLSGLLWTVLLLFLWYCYRVGSDPPSHSGLHKTSSSFSRSSSRSPVDPRHSAPKTSAAIGMETVEEEEGPESYLTPVLSHAPFPTEVAAESRKLYRALQEYAKRYSWAGMGRIHKGLRNQAKITERPSIQKPHLFYLPDVPSIPFFPRDAHRHDIEVLEASYPIILAEFQAVYQRGNDTKFGWTYQGPKGQAVFPLYNAGGCVAGNCRACPCTYRTLLSLRTFISSNSLGSAGFWLLGPGTTLGGSYGPTNTRLRCQLGLQTPAQCELVVGGEPQCWSEGHCLLVDDSFLHTVSHNGGAEDGPRVIFSVDLWHPNVAAAERQALDYIFAPEQ from the exons ATGTCCTGGTCTCTGGACTTAGTGCCTCTTCCCCCATGCGCACTGTTGGGTGGTCCCCCCCTAAGCGGGCTGCTCTGGACCGTACTTCTCCTCTTTTTATGGTACTGCTACCGTGTTGGTTCTGACCCACCGTCTCATTCTGGACTGCACAAAACCAGCTCCTCGTTCTCCCGGTCATCCAGCCGATCGCCTGTTGACCCCAGGCACTCTGCACCTAAAACATCCGCGGCGATCGGCATGGAAACGgtggaggaagaggaggggCCCGAGAGCTACCTGACACCTGTGTTGAGCCATGCCCCTTTCCCCACCGAAGTCGCCGCAGAAAGCAGGAAGTTGTACAGAGCCCTGCAAGAGTACGCAAAACGTTACAGTTGGGCCGGCATGGGTCGCATTCACAAGGGTCTGCGCAATCAG GCTAAAATCACTGAACGCCCGTCCATTCAGAAGCCTCATCTCTTCTACCTCCCAGATGTTCCCAGCATCCCTTTCTTTCCCAGGGATGCTCATCGTCATGACATTGAGGTTCTGGAGGCCAGTTATCCCATAATCCTCGCTGAGTTCCAGGCAGTCTACCAGAGGGGAAATGATACAAAGTTTGGGTGGACCTACCAAGGACCAAAA GGCCAGGCTGTATTCCCTCTCTATAATGCTGGGGGGTGTGTGGCCGGTAACTGCCGTGCATGTCCGTGTACATATCGAACCCTCCTGTCTCTCAGAACCTTCATCAGTAGTAACTCTCTGGGGTCTGCTGGGTTCTGGCTCCTGGGCCCTGGAACCACACTGGGAGGGTCATACGGTCCTACAAACACCCGTCTGCGCTGCCAGCTTG GTCTTCAAACACCTGCTCAATGTGAGCTGGTGGTGGGTGGCGAGCCACAGTGCTGGTCAGAGGGACACTGCCTCCTAGTAGATGACTCCTTCCTGCACACTGTCTCACACAATG GGGGAGCTGAAGACGGTCCCAGGGTCATCTTCAGCGTGGATCTCTGGCATCCTAATGTGGCTGCAGCAGAGAGACAGGCCCTGGACTACATCTTCGCCCCTGAGCAGTAG
- the cabp5b gene encoding calcium-binding protein 5b gives MSLGPACIFLRGAKTIDRPLADEEIDELREAFNEFDKDKDGLISCKDLGNLMRTMGYMPTEMELLELSQNINMNLGGKVDFQDFVDLMTPKLLAETAGMIGLNELKKAFKEFDIDGDGSITIEELKHAMLKLLGETGNRKEIEAVVREADNNGDGTVDFEEFVKMMSKN, from the exons ATGAGTCTGGGACCAGCGTGCATTTTCCTACGAGGAGCTAAAACCATT GACCGACCGCTGGCTGATGAGGAAATAGACG AGTTACGGGAGGCATTTAATGAGTTCGATAAGGATAAAGATGGGCTGATCAGTTGTAAAGATCTGGGCAACCTGATGAGGACGATGGGCTACATGCCTACTGAGATGGAACTGCTTGAACTTAGTCAGAACATCAACATGAACC TTGGTGGAAAAGTAGATTTTCAAGATTTTGTTGACCTCATGACGCCAAAGCTGCTGGCGGAAACAGCTGGAATGATTGGACTGAATGagttaaaaaaagcatttaaggAG tttgATATAGATGGTGACGGCTCCATCACAATAGAAGAACTGAAGCATGCGATGCTAAAGTTACTAGGTGAAACGGGAAACAGGAAGGAAATTGAGGCTGTGGTCAGAGAAGCAGACAACAATGGAGATGGGACAGTTGATTTTGAAG AGTTTGTCAAAATGATGTCTAAAAATTGA
- the pitpnbl gene encoding phosphatidylinositol transfer protein, beta, like, with product MTRCSHFRRPQSVVECTVLSRFGMVLVKQYQVLLPCSVEEYQVGQLYSVAEASKNNTGGGEGIEVLRNEPYEKDGEKGQYTHKIYHIHSKVPGFIQMFAPEGALVFHEKAWNAYPYCRTIVTNEYMKDDFFIKIETWHKPDIGTTENPHGLPPEEWEEIEIVPIDIADRSQVDDVDYKPDEDPAIYHSEKTGRGPLGPEWKKELHNGNCPYMTAYKLVTVHFRWWGLQGRVENFIHKQEKRLFTNFHRQLFCWLDRWVDLTMDDIRRMEEETQRELDQMRSQGTVRGMKAGED from the exons ATGACGCGCTGCTCTCATTTCCGGCGACCGCAGTCTGTTGTTGAATGTACCGTTCTGTCCAGATTCGGGATGGTACTCGTCAAGCAATA CCAGGTGCTGTTGCCATGTTCAGTAGAAGAG TACCAGGTTGGCCAACTGTACTCTGTTGCAGAGGCCAGTAAGAATAACACAGGTGGAGGAGAGGGAATCGAGGTCCTTCGAAATGAACCTTACGAGAAGGATGGGGAGAAGGGCCAGTATACCCACAAGATCTACCACATACACAG CAAGGTTCCAGGTTTTATTCAGATGTTTGCGCCAGAAGGAGCCCTGGTTTTTCACGAGAAAGCCTGGAATGCCTACCCCTACTGTCGTACTA TTGTTACA AATGAGTATATGAAAGATGACTTCTTCATTAAAATTGAAACCTGGCATAAACCTGACATAGGAACAACTGAGAAT CCTCACGGTCTTCCTCCTGAAGAGTGGGAGGAGATCGAGATTGTTCCGATCGATATAGCCGACCGCTCTCAAGTGGATGATGTG GATTATAAACCAGATGAGGACCCTGCCATCTATCACTCTGAGAAAACTGGCAGAGGACCTCTTGGACCTGAATGGAAG AAAGAGCTTCACAATGGTAATTGTCCCTATATGACAGCGTATAAACTGGTGACGGTTCATTTCCGCTGGTGGGGACTACAGGGACGTGTGGAGAACTTCATTCATAAG CAGGAGAAAAGGCTTTTTACTAATTTCCACCGGCAGCTGTTTTGTTGGCTGGACCGCTGGGTGGACTTAACTATGGACGACATTCGCCGGATGGAAGAAGAGACGCAGAGGGAGCTAGACCAG atGCGCAGCCAAGGTACTGTGAGAGGGATGAAAGCCGGAGAGGACTAA